The DNA sequence GTCGCTGTCGCCCGAACCATGGTTCTCCAGGCGCGCGCGCCAGGTCTCCACACGCGGCAGGAGCCCCAGGTCACCCGCCTCGTTCACCGCCACCAGCAGGGCGAAGGCACCCGCGGCCAGACCGACCGACGCGGCGATCCACTTCAACGGGACTCCGCCGAGGAAGGCCACCAGCATGCACACGCCGAAGAGCAGCGCCGCGGTGCTGAAGTTGGCCGGCAGGATGGTGCCGCACACGGCTCCGATGGGCAGCATGAGCTTCAGCACCACATCGCGGAAGGTCCAGGGCGTGTCCTTCTGCCTGGCGATGGCGCGCGCCACGAACACGATCAGCACCACCTTGGCCAGGTCGCTGGTCTGGAAGCTCTGGCCGATGATGGGGATGCGGAGCCAGCGGCTGGCATCGTTCAGGTTGGTGCCCAGCACGAGGGTGAGCACGAGCAGGCCGATGGTGACACCGAGCAGCAGCTGCGACAGGCGACCATAGATCCCGAAGCGAAGCCGGTGCGCCCCGTACATGATGGCCCCACCGCTCGCGAGCATCAGGCCGTGCTTCATCAGGAAGTGCAGGGTGCTTCGCCCCTCCTGCTTGAACGCCAGGGAGGCGATCGAGCTGTACACGGCCAGCAGGCTGACCACGCCCAGCAGCAAGGCCACCATCCAGATGGTGCGGTCGCCGCGCAGGTGTTCGTGGAAGAGGCGGTTCATGGCGTGGGTCTAGAGCTCGAGCACGGTGCGTTTGAAGGCGTGACCACGTTCCTCGTAGTTGGCGAACCCGCCGCCACTGGGGCACGCGGGGCTGAAGAGCACCACATCCCCGCTGGCCGCCAGTTCGTGCGCCAGGAAGACCGCCGTGCGAAGGTCATCGGCCAGGAAGGCCTCTCCGAGCGCCTCGCGGAGGCCTTCCGGCACGTCGCTCGACGTGGGCGTGCACAGGATCAGGGCGCGCACGCGGTCCCGCAGGAAGTCGAGCACGGCCGGATCCAGCAGGCCTTCAGGCAGGTCGCCCGCGATCCACAGCACGGGTCTCCCGATGGTGGCGAGGGAGTGCAGCGCGGCGTCGAGGAAGGTCGCGCGCGAATCGTTGATGTACTCCACGCCGCGCGCGGAGCCGACGAACTCCATGCGATGGGGGGCGCTCCTCAGCTCGCCAAGGGCGCGCGCACGCGCCTCCACCAGGCCGGCACGGGCCTGGCGGACGGTCAACAGGTGCAGGGTCTCCTTGTCCATGGGTATCGATCGTTCAGGGGGTCAAAGGGCCTTGACGGCGGCCTTGAACCGACGGCCGCGCTCCTCGTAGTTCTCGAACAGGTCGAAGCTGGCGCAGGCGGGGCTGAGCAGCACCGCATCACCGGGCTCGCTGAGGTCGTAGGCCGCACGAACGGCGCCCTCGGCACTGTCGGTGTCCGTGATGGTGGGCACCACCGCACCGAAGACGGCATGGACCTTGGCGTTGTCCATGCCGAGGCACACGATGGCCTTCACACGCTGCTTCACCAGCGGCAACAGCGTGCTGTAGTCATTGCCTTTGTCCACACCGCCCGCGATCCAGATCACGGGCCGGTCCATGCTCTCCAGGGCGTACCAGGCACTGTTCACATTGGTGGCCTTCGAGTCGTTGATGAAGGTGACCCCGTTCACGGTGGCGACGCGCTCCAGGCGGTGCTCCACGTTCTGGAAGTCGCTCAGGCTCTCGCGCAGGGACTCGCTGCGCACGTCCAGGATGCGCGCGGCGATGCCGGCCGCCAGCGAGTTGTACACGTTGTGCCTGCCCTGCAGGGCGAGTTCGAGGATGGACATGCGGAACGGGTTTTGGTCGGTGTGGATGTGGATGTGCGTATCGTCGAGCCATCCGCCCCGGTCAACGGGACGTTGGATGGAGAAGGGCCAGCGTTGCGCGTGCACCGGATGCAGGTCAAGCCCGCGCGCCACCTCCGGATCGTCGGCATTGTGGATGAAGTGGTCCGCGCCGGTCATGTTCATCGCGATCCGGAACTTGCTCGCGACGTAGTTCTCCATCCGGTATGCGTACCGGTCCAGATGGTCCGGGGTGATGTTGAGCAGGACGGCGATGTGCGGCCGCAACGAGCGGATGCCATCGAGCTGGAAGCTGCTCAGCTCCAGCACGTACAGGGCGTGGTCACGCTCGGCGACCAGGCCGGCGAAGCTGCGGCCGACGTTCCCGCCCAGACCGGCGTCCAGTCCGGCCTTCATCAGGATATGGTGGGTGAGCAGCGTGGTGGTGGTCTTGCCGTTGCTGCCGGTGATGGCCACGATGGGCGCGGTGGTGTGCCGGGCGGCGAGCTCCACCTCGCTGATCACGGGGATGCCACGCTCATGCGCGGCGGCGACCAGGGCGGCGGAGTCGGGGATGCCCGGGCTCTTCACCACCTCATCGGCGGCCAGCACGCGGGCGGCCGAATGACCGCCCTCCTCGAAGGGGATGTCGTGGGCCTCGAGCACCTCCCGGTAGCGCGGCTTGATCGGTCCGCCATCGCTGACGAACACGGGCAGGCCGAGCTTGCGGGCCAGCAGCGCCGCGCCCACCCCGCTCTCCTGCGCACCGAGCACCACCATCGAGCTCATCGCAGTTTGAGGGTGACGATGCTCAACACGGCGAGCATGATGCCGACGATCCAGAACCGGCTCACGATCTTGCTTTCGTGGATGCCTTTCTTCTGGAAGTGATGATGCAGGGGCGACATCAGGAAGATCCGACGGCCCTCACCATACTTCCGCTTGGTGTACTTGAACCAGGACACCTGCATCACCACGCTGAGGTTCTCCACCAGGAAGACCCCGCACAGCACGGGGATCAGCAGCTCCTTGCGCACCAGGATGGCGAGCGTGGCGATGATGCCCCCCAGCGCGAGGCTGCCGGTGTCGCCCATGAAGACCTGCGCCGGATAGGCGTTGTACCAGAGGAAGCCGATGCACGCCCCGAGCATCGCACCGATGTAAACGGCCAGCTCCCCGCTGTCGGGGATGTACATGATGTCCAGGTACTCCGAGAAGATGATGTTGCCGCTCACATAGGCCAGCACGCCCAGCGCCAGCACCATGATGGCCGAGGTGCCCGTGGCGAGTCCGTCAAGGCCGTCGGTGATGTTGGCCCCGTTGCTCACCGCGGTGATGATGAAGATGACGACCAGGATGTAGAGCACCCAGGTGTAGCGCCGCGCGTCCCGACCGAACAGGCCGAGCACCGAGGAGTAGTTGAACTCGTTGCCCTTCACGAAGGGGATGGTCGTGTTCGGGCTCTTGCGGTCCAGCAGGTGATGCACCGTGCCGTCCTCCTCCACGAACGTGCTGAGCGCGGCGGGATCGAGCTGCTCGGCGAGCACCGGGGGCACCTCCACCTTGGTGCGGATGGACGGGTGGAAATAGACCACCGCACCGACGATGATGCCGATGCCCACCTGCCCGACCACCTTGAACCGCCCCGCCAGCCCGCGCTTGTCCTTCTTGAAGACCTTGATGTGGTCATCGATGAAGCCGATGACACCGAGCCAGACGGTGACGGACAGCATCAGCAGGATGTAGATGTTGTCCAGGCGGGCGAACAGCAGGGTGGGGATCAGGATGGCCGAGAGGATGATGAGCCCGCCCATGGTCGGCGTGCCCTGCTTCCCCATCTGGCCCTCGAGGCCCAGGTCGCGCACCGTTTCGCCCACCTGCATGCGGCGCAGCAACCGGATGATGCCCTTGCCGAACCACAGGCTGATGAGCAGCGACACGAAGACGGCCATGCCCGCGCGGAAGGAGATGTAGTTGAAGGCCCCGCTGCCGGGGAGGGCGAAGCCGATGGCCTTGAACAGGTGGTACAGCATGGTCAGCGGTGCATCAGTTCAAGGGTCTCCTTCAGCACGGCGGCATCATCGAAGGGGTGGCGCACTCCCGCGACCTCCTGGTAGGTCTCGTGCCCCTTGCCTGCGACGAGCACCGCATCACCGGGCGCGGCCATGCCCACGGCCTGGCGGATGGCCTCGCGGCGGTCGGCGTTCACGAACACGCGGTCCGCGTCCCCCGCGGGCACACCGGCCCGCATCTCGGCGAGGATCGCCATCGGGTCCTCACTGCGTGGATTGTCGCTGGTGAGCACCACACGGTCGCTGAGCTCCGCGGCGATGTGGGCCATCACGGGTCGTTTGGCCCGGTCGCGGTCGCCGCCGCAGCCCACCACCGTGATCACGCGCTGGTCCGCACTGCAGACACCCCGCATGGTCTCCAGCACGTTGCGCAGGGCGTCGGGCGTGTGGGCGTAGTCCACCACACCGAGCACACCGCCCGGACCTCTCACGGCCTGGAAACGGCCCCGGGGCGGCTCCAGGTCGCTCAGCGCGGTGAGCACGTCCATCGGTGCGAGCCCGAGATGCACGGCCACCGCGTAAACGGCGAGCAGGTTGCTCGCGTTGAAGGCGCCGACCAGACGGGTGTACACGTCGTGGCCATCGATGTTGAGGTGGAGGCCGGTGAGCTCGTTCTCGATGATGCGGGCACGATGGTCCGCCATGCCATGCACCGCGTAGCTGCGCTTGCGGGCCGCGGTGTTCTGCACCATCACGGCACTGTTGGGGTCGTCGGCGTTCACCAGCGCCAGCGCGTCGGCCCCGAGCTGGTCGAAGAAGCGCTTCTTGGCCTGGATGTACGCGGCGAACGTGCCGTGGTAGTCCAGGTGGTCGTGCGTGATGTTCGTGAACACCCCCACGTCGAAGTGCAGGCCCGTGATGCGCTCCTGCACCACCCCATGGCTGCTCACCTCCATGAAGCAGTGGGTCACCTTCTCCTCCACCATCTCGCGCAGCAGGGCGTTCAGTCGCACCGCATCGGGCGTGGTGTGCGTGGCCGGGATGGTGCGCTGGCCGATGCGGACCTCGACGGTGCTGATGAGGCCGCACTTGTGCCCGAGCGCGCGGAAGAGGCGGTACAGCAGGGTCGCGGTGCTCGTCTTTCCGTTGGTACCGGTGATGCCCACGAGAGTGAGCGCGCGCGAGGGATGATCGTGGAAGTTGGCCGCGGCCACGGCGAGCGCATGGGTGCTGTCGGCCACCCGCACGTAGGAGACGCCCTCCCTGTACCGCTCCGGCATGCGTTCGCACACGATGGCCGTGGCGCCGCGCTCCACCGCCTGATCGATGTGGTCGTGCCCATCGACCCGGGTGCCTTTCAAGGCGAAGAAGGCGCTGAACGGCACCACCTCACGGCTGTCGGCACAGAGCTTCTCGATGGCGGCATTGGTGCTGCCCACCACCTGTTCGAGGCGCGCGCGGTAGAGGATGTCCTTCAGCAGCTTCATGTGGTGAGCTCGAGCAGGATGGTGGTGCCCGGGGTGAAGCGATGGCCGGGGGTGAGCGACTGGCGGCGCACCATGCCCGCCCCCGAGACCTGCACGCGCAGGCCGCGGTTCTCGAGGAGGTAGAGCGCATCGCGCAGGCCCATGCCCTGCACGTTGGGCACCACGTGCTGCGCATCACCGGGCAGGCCGCGTGGCCGCAGCACCACGCTGGTGTCGGCGGCCTGGGACACCACCCATTCGCCCTCGCCCTCCTGCTGCACGGGCACGCCCAGCCCGGCAAGGGCGGTGCGCAGGTCGCCGGCATGGCCGCCGAAGGTCACCGGGGTGCGTTCCTGGGGCGGGGCCAGCCCGGCCAGGCCCGTCTGCATCTCCAGGCGGTTGCTGTGGATCTTGTCCGCGATCTCCTTGAAGATGGGACCGGCCACCACGTTGCCGTAATAGCCGCTCATGCTGGGGGAGCTCACCACCACGATGCAGCTGTAGCGAGGCGCGTCGGCGGGGAAGTAACCGGCGAAGGAGGCCTGGTAGCTCACGCCCGCGCTCTTGTAGCCCGAACGTTCCTTGGCGATCTGCGCCGTGCCCGTTTTGCCCGCGATGCGGAAGTGAGCGGCCTTCAGGTTGGTGGCGGTGCCCGTGTCCACGACCCCTTCCAGCATCCGGCGCACCTGCTCGAGCGTGGAGGGCGAACAGATCCGCTCGTTGAGCACCAACGGGTCGAAGCGCTGCAGCTCCTTGCCCGCGCGGGTCACACGCGACACGAATTGAGGCTGCATCAGCCTGCCGTCGTTGGCGATGGCGTTGTAGAAGGCCAGCACCTGGAGCGGTGTGAGGCTGATCTCGTAGCCGATGCTCATCCACGGAAGGCTCACTCCGCTCCAGCCCTTGTCGCCGGGATCGCGCATCACCGGCAGCCCCTCTCCGGGAATCCGCACCCCGAGCGGACGGTCGAGGCCCATCCTGCGCAGCCCCGCCACGAACCGCTTCGGGTCGTTGCGATAGGCCTTGTGGATGACCTGCGAAACGGCGGTGTTGCTGCTCACCTCCAGCGCGCGGTGCACGGTGATCCTGCCGTAGCCGCCCTCATGCGAATCCTTCATGATGCGGTCGTGGAACCGCACCTGGCCGTTGCGCGTGTCCACCGTATCGGTGGCCTTCACCACGCCGTCCTCGAGCGCCACCATCAGGCTCGCGGTCTTGAAGGTGGAGCCCGGTTCGGTGGTGAGGCCCACCGCGTAGTTGAGGTCCTCCACGTAGGTGCTGTCTCCCTGCAGCGTGAGGTTGCTGATCGCCTTGATGTAGCCGGTGGCCACCTCCATCACCACCACACAACCATGGTGGGCACCGTGCTTGCGCAGCTGGGCCTCGAGCGCCGCATCGGCCACGTCCTGCAGGTTGATGTCGATGGTGGTGTGCACATCGCTGCCGGGAACGGGGTCCTGTCCGTTGCCATCATCGATCGGCATCCAGATGCCTCCGGTGAGGCGGCGCTCCAGACGGCGGCCGGTGACACCGCGCAACCAGGTATCGAAGCCGCCTTCGATGCCGATGGCGTTGCTGTCCTTCAGGACATAGCCGACGGAGCGGGCCGCCAGCCGGCCGAAGGGCCGGATGCGCACGGTGCGCTTCTCCAGGATGAGACCGCTGGCGAAGCGTCCGCGACGGTACAGGGGCATCTCCTTCACCACCTGCAGCTGCTCGTGGTCCACCTTGCGCTTCACCAGGTGATAGCGGTCCCCGCGGGCCCGCGCGGCGAGCAGGTCGCGACGGTACTCGGCTGCGGTGCGATCGGCGAACAGGGTGCTGAGGGCCTGGCAGAGGTCGTCGATCTCGGCCCGCAGGAGCTCGTCACTGAGCCCGTCGGCCATCATGTCCATGCGCACCTCGTACTCCGGTACGCTGGTGCTCAGCAGCCGTCCATCCTCGCTGAAGATGTGCCCGCGGTCGGGCTGAACGGTCCGGTAGGCCGTGGCCACGTGCTCGGCGCGGGCCGTCCACTGCTCACCCTCCACCAGCTGGATGGTGAACAGCTGCACCACGATGGCCAGCGCGAACAGCAGCAGCGCGCTGTAGACGAACAGGGTGCGGAGGCGGAAGGCGCGTTGGGGGTCCATGGTCAGCGCACGGCCTCGGCCTGTTCGGGTTCGACGGTGAGCTTGCGGGGGGGTACGCGGCTCTCGCGCAAGCCGAGGCCGGAGATGTCCTCGGCCACCTGGCTCTGCTGCTCGGTGCGGTCCAGGTGGCTGCGCACGGTGATGTACTCGCTGCGCAGCTCCTTGAGGTCCGCGTCGGTGCGGTGCAGGTCGCGCACCGTGCGCTCGGTCCAGTATCCGTAGCCGATATAGACGAGCATGAGCCCGGCGATGAACAGCAGGAAGGGCATGTTGCCCAGCACCTGCTCGCGGGTGAGGAAGGACCCGTTCAGCACGCCGGCAAGGATGCCGGGCCGCTTGGTGCGCGGCGGCGCGGGAGCGCCCCCGGCTGCGGGTTCCTCTGGGGTGCGGGGTCGGTTGCGGTTCACGTTCGTTCTGCGATCCTGAGCCTGGCGCTGCGCGCCCGGGGGTTCTGGTTGATCTCCAAGTCGTCCGGTCTGATCGCCTTCGTGTTCAATGGCCTGAAGGGTCGGAGGCTGTTGCCGTAGAGGTCCTTCCGCTCCTCGCCGCCGAGGTCGCCCGCGCGCATCCAGTGCTTCACCAGCCTGTCCTCCAGGCTGTGATAGCTGATCACCACCAGGCGGCCACCGGGCCGGATGATCGACGGGCTCTCGGTGAGCAGGCGCTCCAGGGAGCCGAGCTCATCGTTCACCGCGATGCGCAGGGCCTGGAAGACCTGGGCGAGGAAGCCGTTGGCATCCTGGCGCGGCGTCACCGGTCGGAGCGCATCCACCAGATGCCCGGTGGTGGTGATGCGCTTCCCGGCGGAGGCCCTGAGGATGCAGCGGGCCACACGATGCGGCGCGTCCACCTCACCATAGGTGCGCAGCACACGGGTGAGCCCGGCCTCATCCGCGGCGTTCACCAGGTCGGCCGCGGTGCGTCGTGCGCGCCGGTCCATGCGCATGTCCAGCGGACCCTCGTGGCGGAAGCTGAAGCCGCGCGCCGCGGTGTCGAACTGGTGGCTGCTCACCCCCAGATCCGCCAGGAGGCCATCGACCGGAAGCCGGCCGAGGAAGCGCAGGTGGTTGCGCACCCACCGGAAGTCGGAGCGCACCAGCGTGAACCGCGGGTCGTGCAGGGCCCTCGCCCACGCGTCGGCGTCACGGTCGAAGGCGATGAGCGCCCCCTGGGGACCGAGGCGTTCGAGGATCGCCCGGCTGTGCCCGCCGCCGCCGAAGGTGACGTCCACGTAGACGCCATCGGGACGGATGTTCAGGCCATTGACACAAGGTTGGGAAAGAACGGGAGCGTGGTACTCACTGGCCATTCGCATTGCCTAGGCTGCCCATCACCTCTTCGGCGAGGGCGGTGAGGTCCACGGCCTCGCGCTGCATCCGAGCATGGCCCTCCTTGCTCCAGAGCTCCACCCGGTCGAGCAGGCCCATCACCTTCAGGTCCTTGCCGATGCCGGCATGGTCCATCAGTGGCTTGGGCAGCAGGATGCGGTCGCTGCCATCGAGCTCCACCCGGGTGGCCCCGTTCGTGAAGCGCCGGATGAACTCCCGGTTCTTCTCCACAAAGGGGTTCAGGCGGGCCATCATGGCCTGCGTCCGCTCCCACTCGCTCATGGGGTACAGCACCAGGCACGGCTTGAACACATCGCGGGCGATCACGAAACCCTTGGTCGCCACCTCGGCGAGCTGACGCTTCAGCCCGCTCGGCAGCACCAGACGCCCTTTGGCGTCCAGCCGCAGATCGTATTCACCCAGGAGGTTCAGCATGCGGATGCGCGTGCGAGACGGCAGCGAAAGTAGAGGTTTTGCCCCACTTTGCTCCACTCACTCCCACTTCTTACCCTGTTGTCGATAACTTGTCAACGGCGAAGCTCGGGATTTGTTGCCAAACCCCTCATCAACATTGGAAAAACAAGGACCCAGCGAGGTGGGAGAAAGTGGGAGTAATGAACACCCTCCGCGGGGCACCTTCCAGGATCACAGCATCCCGAATGGCGCGACCACGAAGCTCCCATCGGAACCACCGAAGCCTGCTCACCCCGCACCCGGCTTGCTCACATCGGCTTGTGGATAGCCCGCTGCAGGTGCGGGTGCTGACGGGAGCGCTTCACTACATTTGGACGGAAGCGGTCCCCCACAGGGCCGCGCGGTACCGATGTTGCACGGGTTGAAGGAGGAAGGCGAGTTCCGCTACGTGGAGGAGGGCGATGGTCCCGTGCTTCTCTTCCTGCACGGCCTGTTCGGGGCCCTGAGCAATTTCGAGGAGGTGTTCCGCCACTTCGCCGGGCGGTACCGGGTGGTGGTGCCCATGCTGCCCTTGTACAGCATGCCGATGCTGAGCACGAACGTGCCCGCCCTGGCCGAATTCCTGCACAGGTTCATCCGGCACAAGGGCTACACCGAGGTGAACCTGCTGGGCAATTCACTGGGCGGCCATGTGGCCCTGATCCACTGCGCCCGTCGGCCCGAAGGTGTGCGCACCCTGATCCTCACCGGCAGCAGCGGCCTGTACGAGAACGCCTTCGGCGGCAGCTTCCCCCGCCGGGAGGACAAGGAGTACCTGCGCAAGAAGATCGCCCTCACCTTCCATGACCCTCGGCATGCGACGGACGAGCTGGTGGACGAGTGCTATGAGACGGTGAACGACAAGGCCAAGCTCATCCGGATCCTCGCACTGGCCAAGAGCGCGATCCGGCACAACATGGCGCGCGACCTGCCGAAGCTCTCCATGCCCGTATGCCTCATTTGGGGAAGGCAGGACGGCATCACCCCGCCGGAGGTGGCCGAGGAGTTCCACCAGCTGATCCCCGGCAGCGAGCTGTATTGGGTGGATGAATGCGGCCATGCAGCGATGATGGAGCAACCCGCCGTCTTCAACCGCATCCTCGACGAATGGCTGACGCGCAAGCTGGCCTGAGCGCCGTGTCCGCGACTTCCGATCGGCGCTGCAACCCTTCCGGGTCATGCGCACCCTGAACGCCACGCACCTGGGCAGCGGCCGCGAGGCCCGGCACTGGCCTGCGCCCACCCTGCCCGAGTACGCCTTCATCGGTCGCAGCAACGTGGGCAAGAGCTCGCTGGTGAACATGCTCGTGGGCATCAACAAACTGGCGCGCGTGAGCGCCACACCGGGCAAGACCAGGAACGTGGAACACTTCCGGGTGGAACCGACCCGGGGCGATTCGGGTCGACCGTGGCTCCTGGCCGACCTTCCCGGATACGGGTTCGCGCGCACGAGCCGCAGCGAGCGGGAGGAGTGGAAGCGCATGATCGACCGGTACCTGCTCACACGGGAGAACCTGCAATGCGTGTTCGTCCTGGTGGACGCCCGGCACGAGCCGCAGAACAGCGATCTGGACATGATCCAGTGGTTGGGCGAGAACGGCATCCCCTTCGTCATCGCCTTCACCAAGAGCGACAAGCTGGCCCAGCCCAAGGTGCAGAGCAACGTCGCGCTGTTCCGAAGGGTGCTGAAGAAGACCTGGCAGAACCTGCCGTTGATGTTCATCACCTCCAGCGGAACACGTCAGGGACGTGAGGCCGTCCTGGAGTACATCGATGGCATCAACGCGCAGTGGGTGGCCGGTGGTTGAGGGGTGAGGGCCAACGGTCCCCGACGCCGCCCCTGCCGGGTCCCGAGGCTCACTCCTGCGGCTTCGCACCCAGCATGTGTTCGGCGAAGTAGGCGCCGAAATCGCGCATCTGCGCGGCCATGCGCCCTTCCCCGGTCGCACGCTCGAAGGTGTCGGCCATGGTGAGGATGTTCTGGTGGAAGAAGCGCTTCATGTCGTCCACGCTCATGGTCTTCGTCCACAGGTCGATGCGCAGGGTGTTCTGCTCGCGTTCGTCCCAGAGCGCCAGGAGCACGGCGCGCGCCTCACTGCGCGCCCCGCCGTCCTCGGCCTCCCAATGGATGCGCTCGGGCACATGGTTCTCGTCCAGTTGCACGTCGAGCCGGATCTCCGATGTCCTCATGGTGATGTTCAGTCGCGGGGCTTGTAGGCCTTCAGGATGGTGCGGGCGTCCGGCCCCGGAAAGAGGTCGGGCGGCCGGGTGCCCGGATGGGCGTTCAGGTAGGCCTGCACCATCCGGAGGCCGATCCACTCCCCGATGTGTCCGGGGCTTTCACGGGGCAGCCCGCTCGTGAAAGGCCCGTCGTTCAGCCAGGTGGCGATGCGCTGGGGATCCTTGCTGAACAGGTGCCCATCGCGGACGAGGGTGCGCCAGATGTTGAACTCGTTGGCCTCGCACCAGGCAAGCTGTTCCGCGGTGAAGGCCAGCTTGAGCGCGGGATCGGCCTCGGGGAGCACGGCATCGAGCAGCGCCATCACCTTGCCCACCTCCACCAGCTGGGTGAGCAGGTCCTCCCCGGTGGCATCCCTCAGGTAATGCACCATCAGCCATCCCTTCATCGCGGCCGGCACCAGCATGTCGGGCACCATCCGCCGCTTCACATAGTTGGGGAAGGCCTCCGGGGCCAGAAGGCCCACCACCGGATGATCCGCGCCGATGAACCATTCGATGCCGACGCCCAGCACGCTGTCCGTGGGGAAGATGCCGTAGTTGTATCCGGCGTTGAAGATGACCACGCGCGGCACCAGGCTGTCGGGGAAGAGCGCTTTCAGCCTTCCGAAGGCGGACCCGAACGCCGCGCGTTCCGAGGCCATGTCACCGAAGAGGCTGTCGGCGGCGGCCTGTGCGGCGGACCAGTCCGGATCGCGGGTGAAGTGCATGAGGGCCATGCTGAGCCGCGGATCATCCAGCGGAGCCGCCTGCAGCACCTGCTCCACGTAGATGCGATGGAAGTCCCCCAGGTCGGCGTAGGCGCGAAGGCTCACGGCCGCGAGCGAATCGGCGGGTGCATGGAAGAGCAGCTGGTCCAGTCGATAGGGCACCAGCTGCACCGGAACGGGCTCCACTTCATCGGAGCCGGTCGGAGCGCCACAGGCGATGAGCTGCAGGAGCATCGCACCGGAAAGGAAGCGCACCGCCCGATTACCTTTGACGCCAACGAACATCGCGCAAACCTATGAAGAAGGCGTTCCTATCCCTGGCTGTCGCAAGCCTGCTGGCCCTTCCGTCGATGGCCC is a window from the Flavobacteriales bacterium genome containing:
- the gldC gene encoding gliding motility protein GldC — protein: MRTSEIRLDVQLDENHVPERIHWEAEDGGARSEARAVLLALWDEREQNTLRIDLWTKTMSVDDMKRFFHQNILTMADTFERATGEGRMAAQMRDFGAYFAEHMLGAKPQE
- a CDS encoding alpha/beta hydrolase; amino-acid sequence: MLHGLKEEGEFRYVEEGDGPVLLFLHGLFGALSNFEEVFRHFAGRYRVVVPMLPLYSMPMLSTNVPALAEFLHRFIRHKGYTEVNLLGNSLGGHVALIHCARRPEGVRTLILTGSSGLYENAFGGSFPRREDKEYLRKKIALTFHDPRHATDELVDECYETVNDKAKLIRILALAKSAIRHNMARDLPKLSMPVCLIWGRQDGITPPEVAEEFHQLIPGSELYWVDECGHAAMMEQPAVFNRILDEWLTRKLA
- a CDS encoding YihA family ribosome biogenesis GTP-binding protein, with the translated sequence MRTLNATHLGSGREARHWPAPTLPEYAFIGRSNVGKSSLVNMLVGINKLARVSATPGKTRNVEHFRVEPTRGDSGRPWLLADLPGYGFARTSRSEREEWKRMIDRYLLTRENLQCVFVLVDARHEPQNSDLDMIQWLGENGIPFVIAFTKSDKLAQPKVQSNVALFRRVLKKTWQNLPLMFITSSGTRQGREAVLEYIDGINAQWVAGG